Proteins encoded together in one Bactrocera neohumeralis isolate Rockhampton chromosome 4, APGP_CSIRO_Bneo_wtdbg2-racon-allhic-juicebox.fasta_v2, whole genome shotgun sequence window:
- the LOC126755570 gene encoding protein transport protein Sec61 subunit beta, which yields MPAPASSTSVGSGSRSPTKMTAPRSGGAGGSNLKQRKTTSSTTAARSRTTGAGTGGMWRFYTDDSPGIKVGPVPVLVMSLLFIASVFMLHIWGKYNRS from the exons ATG CCTGCACCAGCAAGTTCAACATCCGTGGGCAGCGGTTCACGTTCGCCAACTAAGATGACAGCACCACGCAGTGGTGGTGCTGGTGGTAGCAACCTCAAGCAGCGAAAGACCACAAGTAGCACCACAGCGGCCAGAAGTCGCACCACTGGTGCTGGCACTGGTGGTATGTGGCGCTTCTACACCGATGACTCGCCCGGCATTAAAGT TGGACCCGTGCCCGTGTTGGTGATGTCTCTGCTTTTTATTGCCTCCGTATTCATGCTGCATATTTGGGGTAAATACAACCGTTCTTAA
- the LOC126755571 gene encoding uncharacterized protein LOC126755571, translating to MAKRKPKRKSAGKGNKASKIEKEYTILTMEEQQARDAKYAMRLADLRTCLSFIDEAFLKVEELKRGEDVIEKWKKYLLCDGLPKPYIPPAVRLFFEKLQHFDRLNTEKTIDWLLSVDERSVLSQDIYSKDMTRRALVKEMRPNFGDEYKTNIDLLLKVVKSIEYYGDDDAKTANAPLRILRDILKQKRAAYEEIEHYFDHYAYRILSSEDSYMDSVDATTAEYFYECENFGIHIWTLKNVPILFQFLDLPCVEANLHKLQVKIILPYSILKENLTIRAIHFLFDPFSENAKSFKQDIKDVVEDLTAGIPDLHECLVHEHFLQVDLQNQVRTKLMERRADYESKVHALNEQLESLKKAKSADDDKKKEPKLIKLPKEPPVITENTFPDVWDDFLQLENERYNNFINNIYNPESLQLETDEINLKKYTILGGIYQLHFVKKPVHYNFNDFNMTWHENNGELLIIKDVIAEEVLPPVTSRISLHSSSSILRTSALSRRSIARLTAAELSQLFLTPPQNCDSPNFVVTIELPEYLCLWGEPLACHYEDNLVGYETEILSSANIQSTTPSIPIDEQNKVLSKDRGSTTLTYPSVDLSYTPRQSTSNLSMRTKRSFSNIFRPSIASLVTFISQQTPMHQAITFPTLEDFVLDLPLSLVQIRNIQRYCLPRIISSFKFPVELQDEANEEQRGKPKKGGILLRKRPSEDSEQLEAVKEFQYDGQNNPERIFPNLPRLEKMHMDYVIHDKDRDTLTATGTKHPVSFSDLVQTLDKIRASYQSSYKKTLQVADRKMNAILFKDHKKKMKNIKSEESFAKTPVTSQSVASLQVAKHKLLKRKTRTSDLDILKGKEPKERVRLETIVKPEIERESEKDIEKEDEKEEREEEELSKEAEEMLEPEKEVKQKAFQYSHWTTKYINKTQYEKEKHKITIWTNRLGTIGLAYKLYEHFPFKDWRVEPDIENEGEVIFTLETQYVRCVINISAAGYRGYVTEPTKGYVRHRKIYMDIKEPITDFKELKKHFHDRFLNIFSNHDARFYIENGYFSEKHLACELHTYSCIALHCLMLKFARSDWNRLANRRDIVLNFGHCRDPQENMMQVHITPENATFVDIKELCSDNLDVFLLDYTLTWRNIDSYCDFHHLIMSAFLSALDNRCKDPKLLVNVKNLLYEIRPLSYS from the exons ATGGCAAAGAGGAAACCGAAAAGAAAATCTGCCGGAAAAGGAAATAAagcatcaaaaattgaaaaagaatacACCATTTTAACAATGGAGGAGCAACAAGCGCGCGATGCGAAGTATGCAATGCGATTGGCAGATTTGCGAACGTGTCTTTCCTTTATTGACG AGGCCTTTCTTAAAGTGGAAGAATTAAAACGCGGAGAGGATGTCATAGAGAAA tggaaaaaatatttgctttgcgATGGTCTGCCCAAGCCCTATATACCGCCAGCTGTGCGCTTGTTCTTTGAGAAATTGCAGCATTTCGATCGTTTGAATACGGAGAAAACAATTGATTGGCTCCTGTCGGTTGATGAGCGCAGTGTTTTGTCACAGGATATATATAGCAAAGACATGACGCGCAGGGCATTGGTCAAAGAAATGCGTCCCAATTTCGGAGATGAGTACAAAACTAACATCGATTTactattaaaa GTTGTAAAGAGCATTGAGTATTATGGAGATGATGATGCGAAAACAGCCAATGCGCCGCTACGAATTTTGCGCGATATATTAAAG CAAAAAAGAGCGGCTTATGAAGAAATCGAGCACTATTTCGATCATTATGCATATCGTATATTATCATCCGAAGATTCCTATATGGA TTCTGTAGATGCCACCACAGcagaatatttttatgaatgcgaAAACTTTGGTATACACATTTGGACGCTAAAAAATGTGCCTATACTCTTTCAATTTCTAGA CTTACCATGTGTTGAGGCAAATTTACATAAACTTCAAGTTAAGATTATTTTGCCGTATTCCATTCTAAAAGAAAACCTTACCATAAGAGCCATACACTTCTTATTCGATCCATTTAGTGAGAACGCTAAGAGCTTTAAGCAAGACATTAAAGACGTTGTGGAAGACTTGACGGCTGGCATACCGG ATTTACACGAATGCTTGGTGCATGAACATTTTCTACAGGTGGACTTGCAGAATCAAGTGCGTACGAAATTGATGGAGAGACGCGCCGACTATGAGAGCAAAGTGCA CGCGCTGAATGAACAGctggaaagtttaaaaaaagccAAGTCCGCTGACGATGACAAAAAGAAGGAGCCAAAACTGATTAAACTGCCAAAGGAGCCGCCTGTAATCACCGAAAATACATTTCCGGATGTCTGGGATGACTTTTTGCAATTGGAAAATGAGCGTTACaacaatttcataaataatatttataatccaGAGTCATTGCAGTTGGAAACCGATGAg ataaatttgaagaaatataccATTCTCGGCGGCATATATCAACTACATTTTGTTAAGAAACCTGTACATTACAATTTCAACGACTTCAATATGACATGGCACGAGAATAACGGTGAATTGCTAATTATTAAAGACGTTATTGCTGAGGAAGTTCTACCGCCAGTTACTTCACGTATCTCGCTACACTCTAGTTCATCAATTCTGCGCACGTCTGCATTATCTAGGCGTAGCATAGCACGTCTAACGGCGGCCGAGTTGAGTCAACTCTTTTTGACACCACCACAAAATTGTGATAGTCCGAATTTTGTTGTAACAATTGAACTGCCGGAATATTTATGCTTATGGGGTGAGCCATTGGCATGCCATTACGAAGATAATTTAGTAGGCTACGAAACGGAGATATTGTCCAGTGCAAATATACAGAGTACAACGCCATCTATACCAATTGATGAGCAGAATAAGGTGTTGTCTAAGGATCGTGGTAGCACCACGCTTACTTACCCTTCTGTGGACCTTTCATATACGCCCCGACAATCGACATCGAATCTTTCTATGCGCACGAAACGCTCATTTTCGAACATATTCCGTCCATCGATAGCGTCGCTAGTCACTTTTATATCGCAGCAAACGCCGATGCATCAAGCAATTACTTTTCCCacacttgaggattttgttttgGATTTGCCTTTGAGTCTTGTACAAATACGGAATATACAACGTTATTGCCTGCCACGTATTATATCGTCCTTTAAGTTTCCCGTCGAATTGCAAGACGAAGCCAACGAGGAGCAACGTGGCAAGCCGAAGAAAGGCGGTATTCTGCTGCGTAAGCGTCCCTCCGAAGACAGTGAACAGTTGGAAGCAGTTAAGGAATTTCAATATGATGGTCAAAATAATCCTGAGCGCATTTTCCCTAATTTACCACGCCTCGAAAAGATGCACATGGATTATGTAATACATGATAAGGACAGAGATACTTTGACAGCTACAGGTACAAAACATCCAGTTAGTTTCTCCGATTTGGTGCAAACACTGGACAAAATCCGGGCGTCATATCAGAGCAGCTACAAAAAAACACTTCAAGTGGCCGATCGGAAAATGAACGCGATTTTATTTAAGGATCataagaagaaaatgaaaaatatcaagTCAGAAGAGTCATTTGCTAAAACACCAGTGACATCACAGTCCGTGGCAAGCTTACAAGTGGCAAAGCATAAATTGCTTAAGCGTAAAACACGAACAAGCGATCTGGATATACTAAAGGGTAAAGAACCAAAGGAGCGTGTACGGTTGGAAACTATCGTGAAACCGGAAATTGAGAGGGAGTCGGAAAAAGATATAGAGAAAGAAGACGAGAAGGAAGAAAGGGAAGAGGAAGAGCTATCGAAAGAAGCAGAGGAAATGCTAGAACCTGAAAAGGAAGTTAAACAGAAAGCATTTCAATATTCACACTGGACAACTAAATACATCAATAAGACACAGTATGAAAAAGAGAAGCATAAAATCACCATTTGGACTAATAGATTGG GCACAATTGGTTTGGCGTACAAGTTATACGAGCACTTTCCCTTTAAAGATTGGAGAGTTGAACCAGACATAGAGAA tgAAGGCGAAGTAATTTTTACACTGGAGACCCAATATGTTAGATGTGTGATTAATATTTCAGCTGCTGGCTATCGCGGTTATGTAACAGAGCCCACAAAAGGATATGTTCGGCATCGTAAAATCTACATGGACATAAAAGAACCGATAACagattttaaagaattaaaaaag CACTTCCATGACCGTTTCCTGAATATATTTTCGAATCATGACGCTCGGTTTTATATCGAAAATG GTTACTTTTCAGAAAAGCATTTAGCTTGTGAATTACACACCTACTCTTGCATAGCGTTACATTGTTTGATGTTGAAATTTGCACGCTCCGATTGGAATCGTTTGGCAAACCGACGTGATATTGTATTAAACTTCGGACATTGTCGTGATCCACAAGAAAATATGATGCAAGTGCATATAACTCCGGAGAATGCCACCTTTGTGGATATAAAGGAGTTGTGTTCGGATAATTTGGATGTATTTTTATTGGACTACACATTGACTTGGCGCAATATAGAT AGTTATTGTGACTTCCATCATCTCATTATGTCCGCATTTCTTTCCGCACTCGACAATCGCTGCAAAGATCCGAAACTCTTggtaaatgttaaaaatttactttacgaAATACGTCCACTAAGCTATTCATAA
- the LOC126755559 gene encoding peptidyl-prolyl cis-trans isomerase E produces the protein MSNDKRTIYVGALADEVTEKLLNDAFIPFGDIADIQMPVDYESQKHRGFAFIEYEMSEDAAAAIDNMNDSELCGRTIRVNLAKPVRIKEGSFKPVWADDDWLQKHAGATLKDDEAENTVGTNDESADTTASKPSGPVVIEKAEKRNPQVFFDIRIGGHDVGRIIMLLRADVVPKTAENFRALCTHEQGFGYKGSIFHRVIPEFMCQGGDFTNNNGTGGKSIYGKKFADENFTLKHNGFGTLSMANSGPNTNGSQFFICTTKTDWLDNKHVVFGHVISGADVVRKMERCGSKAGTTTQKIVIYSCGELK, from the exons ATGTCCAACGATAAACGTACTATTTACGTCGGAGCGTTAGCAGATGAAGTGACTGAGAAACTACTTAATGATGCTTTTATACCTTTTGGCGATATTGCCGATATACAAATGCCGGTTGACTACGAGTCGCAAAAGCATCGTGGATTCGCCTTTATAGAATATGAAATGTCGGAGGATGCCGCTGCAGCGATAGATAATATG AATGACTCGGAACTTTGTGGTCGCACGATACGTGTGAATCTCGCCAAGCCAGTGCGCATTAAAGAAGGAAGCTTTAAGCCTGTCTGGGCTGACGATGATTGGTTGCAGAAACATGCCGGCGCGACACTTAAAGATGATGAAGCTGAAAACACAGTTGGCACTAATGACGAGAGCGCCGATACAACTGCTAGCAAGCCTAGTGGACCCGTGGTTATTGAGAAAGCAGAGAAACGTAATCCTCAAGTTTTCTTCGACATACGAATAGGTGGTCATGATGTGGGTCGCATTATAATGTTACTGCGCGCCGACGTAGTGCCGAAGACAGCGGAAAATTTTCGTGCGCTCTGCACGCATGAGCAAGGTTTTGGCTATAAAGGTAGTATTTTTCATCGCGTCATACCAGAATTC ATGTGCCAAGGTGGTGATTTTACTAATAACAATGGCACTGGAGGAAAGTCTATATATGGCAAGAAATTTGCAGATGAAAATTTCACTCTCAAACACAATGGCTTTGGAACGCTATCAATGGCTAACTCAGGACCCAACACAAATGGCTCACAGTTCTTTATCTGCACCACTAA AACGGATTGGCTAGACAACAAACACGTGGTTTTCGGACATGTAATTAGCGGAGCAGATGTAGTACGAAAAATGGAACGATGTGGAAGTAAGGCGGGTACCACAacacaaaaaattgtaatatattcATGTGGAGAATTGAAATAA
- the LOC126755557 gene encoding uncharacterized protein LOC126755557, with amino-acid sequence MVEAVVAGAIAIDSDTIGNIDKVDNVTSNASMERCSNIRKLLEEQHRKWWRNQMHGQQEWWADEDSYNLTAFNQINGIWPLGHPLPLPDWAAGCDDEYAKGVLHFDSVWEYEDLNAIIETKLHRMLEETHYDTVNLFVDFYRAFKRTRRSDLKSFFQFYDLPINRRHHMCVSLAMEIMTRIIEIFPVLQHYLYLVSCEEQVMSQSDYIESTDEVGGLNSPHANVEKEHAMVAMKISIAGREGVMILDPGYHIGRAVTVMSDQMYPHTGWFTQSKEARLQRDYCYNYCLQNKKFVEWMERETRGDEQSFKSSLIYVEQPYVTAIDVTVRRNLVYNFRSLLSRDAKGRVFAGIYLPVVPNCNESHFTLFYDGPNDQRIKVKFMFNVFKNPGKIPDNVQQHLCKLAPQLNMKEKELTELCKSLADVINDQDFIQQLLSINEDIGVMSAEN; translated from the exons ATGGTGGAAGCTGTTGTGGCCGGTGCCATTGCAATTGACTCCGATACGATTGGAAACATTGACAAAGTGGATAATGTGACATCGAATGCATCAATGGAACGCTGCTCGAACATACGTAAACTACTTGAGGAGCAGCATCGCAAATGGTGGCGCAACCAAATGCACGGCCAACAAGAATGGTGGGCCGATGAGGATAGCTACAATTTAACTGCATTCAATCAAATCAATGGAATCTGGCCACTGGGACATCCGCTGCCGTTGCCCGATTGGGCAGCCGGTTGTGATGATGAATACGCCAAAGGCGTACTACATTTCGATTCGGTTTGGGAATATGAAGATCTAAATGCGATTATTGAGACGAAATTACATCGTATGCTCGAGGAGACACATTACGATACAGTTAACTTATTTGTGGACTTTTATCGCGCCTTCAAGCGTACACGTCGCTCGGATCTGAAGTCGTTCTTCCAATTCTACGACTTGCCCATAAACCGGCGCCATCACATGTGTGTCTCATTGGCTATGGAGATAATGACACGCATTATTGAGATCTTTCCAGTGCTACAACattatttgtatttagtttCGTGCGAAGAACAGGTCATGTCGCAAAGTGACTACATTGAAAGCACCGATGAAGTGGGTGGTTTGAACTCGCCGCATGCCAACGTCGAAAAGGAACACGCTATGGTTGCTATGAAAATATCGATTGCCGGACGTGAAGGTGTTATGATATTGGATCCGGGTTATCACATCGGACGTGCCGTTACCGTGATGTCTGACCAAATGTACCCACATACAG GTTGGTTCACACAGTCGAAGGAAGCGCGTCTGCAACGTGACTACTGCTACAACTATTGTTTGCAAAACAAGAAGTTCGTTGAATGGATGGAACGTGAAACACGCGGCGATGAGCAATCATTCAAATCATCACTCATCTACGTCGAACAGCCCTATGTGACGGCGATCGATGTGACAGTGCGTCGCAATCTGGTGTATAACTTCCGCTCGCTGTTGTCGCGTGACGCCAAAGGACGTGTGTTCGCGGGCATTTACCTACCGGTTGTGCCAAACTGCAACGAGTCACATTTCACCCTCTTCTATGATGGACCAAATGATCAGCGCATAAAAGTGAAATTCATGTTCAACGTCTTCAAGAACCCAGGAAAG atTCCCGATAATGTGCAGCAACATTTGTGCAAATTGGCACCGCAGTTAAATATGAAAGAGAAGGAGCTCACCGAACTCTGTAAATCCTTAGCCGATGTCATCAACGATCAAGATTTCATACAACAATTATTGTCCATTAATGAGGATATCGGCGTTATGTCAGCTGAAAATTGA